In Ruminococcaceae bacterium BL-4, one DNA window encodes the following:
- a CDS encoding Stage V sporulation protein AC (SpoVAC): MDEHPVELGIIVKGQKSFRILSALFGKNKNPKGALLMKLTDKEYQSLYEKASPNSKWGQNCLWAFFVGGAICAVGQMLCNLYVMLGEDLSDARTWVSLSLVLFSALLTAFQVYDNLAKRAGAGTLVPITGFANSIVSPAIEFKSEGFVTGMGAKMFVIAGPVLVYGTVASAVYGLILVLFHLY, encoded by the coding sequence ATGGATGAACATCCTGTCGAGCTTGGAATCATAGTAAAAGGACAAAAATCTTTTAGAATATTGAGTGCCCTCTTCGGAAAGAATAAAAATCCGAAGGGGGCACTTTTGATGAAATTGACCGATAAGGAATATCAAAGCCTATACGAGAAGGCATCACCAAACAGTAAGTGGGGCCAAAATTGCCTTTGGGCATTTTTTGTTGGCGGAGCAATTTGTGCTGTTGGACAGATGCTTTGCAATCTTTACGTAATGTTGGGAGAAGATCTTTCGGATGCGCGTACGTGGGTTAGCCTTTCGCTGGTGCTTTTTTCTGCGCTGCTCACCGCGTTTCAGGTTTATGATAATTTGGCAAAGCGGGCAGGCGCTGGTACTTTGGTGCCGATCACCGGATTTGCCAATTCAATTGTTTCCCCAGCAATCGAATTTAAAAGTGAAGGATTTGTTACCGGAATGGGTGCAAAAATGTTTGTGATTGCAGGCCCTGTTCTGGTATATGGAACGGTTGCATCAGCAGTTTATGGACTGATTTTGGTGCTTTTCCATTTGTATTGA
- a CDS encoding conserved protein of unknown function (Evidence 4 : Unknown function but conserved in other organisms) — translation MQHCQEEPVKNMMKPNRHKKKVVFICLASVVGVLIIVGAIVFTLIQQGKLANPWRSANAFANGVTVEGIDLGGKTMEQAKDALADAEKQKTSGYRFELKYQDQTFTVSDQDFKVTCNTDEVLQEAIKAKKAEKFSLSTTVDQSTLKTALENAVAPLNKEAKDAQAKSFNPSSGKVVCDAAQTGVEVQNDQVFQDVQKILDEGNKTGSVTLTVKTVDPQVTADDIQKNTVKLGTFSTVSTNNANGTFNMARALATANGTVIQGGGTFSFLNTVGACDEAAGYKPAGAIVDGKVVDSYGGGICQASTTIYGAALRSGCDITIRYNHTYASSYVPLGLDATVSWPSADLQFKNPTKYPMFIVSGSNGNTMFCTIYGYNDGTWDNIKVSSWQASKDEKGAVVANAQRTYYKNGAEVRTEQLPSSYYSNKEAASSGSAETNNDVENNTSQTQQPSVGTAGAVSQSSNNNAGPSSSDTVSSTKPPQGQSSSASKSSSVSQSSKVA, via the coding sequence ATGCAGCATTGCCAAGAAGAACCTGTAAAAAACATGATGAAGCCCAACAGACATAAAAAAAAGGTTGTTTTTATCTGCTTGGCTTCTGTTGTTGGCGTTTTGATTATCGTTGGTGCCATTGTATTTACCTTGATTCAACAGGGAAAGCTTGCAAATCCATGGAGAAGTGCGAATGCTTTTGCAAATGGTGTAACCGTAGAAGGAATTGATTTGGGCGGTAAGACTATGGAGCAGGCAAAAGATGCACTTGCAGATGCAGAAAAGCAAAAAACTTCCGGATATCGATTTGAACTCAAATATCAGGATCAAACTTTTACGGTGTCGGACCAAGATTTTAAGGTTACCTGTAATACGGATGAAGTTCTGCAAGAGGCAATCAAAGCGAAAAAGGCGGAAAAGTTTTCTCTTTCAACAACAGTTGATCAGTCAACTTTAAAGACTGCATTGGAAAATGCGGTGGCACCTCTTAATAAAGAGGCAAAAGATGCACAGGCAAAATCATTTAATCCTTCTTCTGGAAAAGTTGTCTGTGATGCGGCGCAAACGGGTGTTGAAGTACAGAATGACCAAGTTTTCCAAGATGTTCAAAAAATTTTGGATGAGGGAAATAAAACTGGCAGCGTAACCCTGACAGTGAAAACGGTAGACCCGCAGGTTACAGCCGATGATATTCAGAAAAATACTGTAAAATTGGGAACTTTCAGCACGGTTTCCACAAATAATGCGAATGGTACGTTTAATATGGCGCGCGCCTTGGCAACGGCTAATGGAACGGTGATTCAGGGCGGAGGAACATTTTCTTTTCTTAATACGGTAGGAGCCTGTGATGAAGCTGCCGGATATAAGCCGGCTGGAGCAATTGTGGATGGAAAAGTGGTAGATTCCTATGGAGGCGGAATCTGCCAGGCGAGCACGACTATTTATGGTGCTGCGCTGCGTTCGGGATGTGATATTACGATTCGTTACAATCATACCTATGCTTCTTCTTATGTGCCTTTGGGACTAGATGCAACGGTCAGCTGGCCGAGTGCAGATTTGCAGTTTAAAAATCCGACGAAATATCCGATGTTCATAGTGAGTGGTTCTAATGGAAATACGATGTTCTGCACTATCTATGGATATAATGACGGAACATGGGATAATATAAAGGTTTCTTCATGGCAGGCCAGTAAAGATGAAAAAGGTGCTGTGGTAGCAAATGCACAGCGTACTTACTATAAAAATGGTGCAGAGGTGCGCACAGAACAGCTGCCGAGTTCTTATTATTCCAACAAAGAAGCAGCTTCATCCGGTTCTGCAGAAACAAATAATGATGTCGAAAATAATACGAGCCAGACGCAGCAGCCTTCAGTAGGAACAGCAGGAGCAGTTTCGCAAAGTTCAAACAATAATGCAGGGCCTTCTTCCAGTGATACGGTGAGCAGTACAAAACCGCCACAGGGACAAAGCTCCTCTGCTTCTAAAAGTTCGTCTGTTTCGCAAAGTTCAAAAGTTGCCTGA
- a CDS encoding Glycosyl transferase family 2 yields the protein MAFCVENPEISVIVPVYNVGEFVEKCISTLAEQSIKVPYEILAVNDGSTDQSLKILKKMEQKYSNVCILNQKNSGVSVARQNGLKKARGKYICFVDGDDYVSRKYLEKLYQACKKNHAQIACCSYDWHFVFSGFYLPYPFRAYRVMNTEKGLRTLIRDYQIQSFWWSKMIEKSVILASHVTFPKMCFEDLAVLHRVFACADRVVLIPNGLYYYNVHTESTLGTMNPQKICDYIRAVAMVREGLMQKGLYSGKYRSAHNALASKSLSCCQWNVMRMHIEAHHLKGAMVNLHRVHFLMKQVTADEFKPNTFYEELSGETLIPSERKEADDTIC from the coding sequence GTGGCGTTTTGTGTTGAAAATCCCGAGATCAGCGTCATCGTGCCGGTCTATAATGTGGGAGAATTTGTTGAGAAGTGCATTTCTACGCTTGCGGAACAGTCAATTAAGGTCCCTTATGAAATTCTTGCAGTGAATGACGGAAGTACAGACCAGTCTTTAAAAATATTGAAGAAAATGGAGCAAAAATACTCCAATGTCTGCATTTTAAATCAGAAAAATTCAGGGGTTTCAGTTGCAAGGCAAAATGGGCTCAAGAAGGCGCGGGGAAAGTATATTTGCTTTGTAGATGGAGATGATTATGTATCGAGGAAATACCTCGAAAAGCTTTATCAGGCTTGTAAAAAGAATCATGCTCAGATCGCTTGCTGTTCTTATGATTGGCACTTCGTTTTTAGTGGATTTTATTTGCCGTATCCATTTCGGGCTTATCGTGTGATGAATACTGAAAAAGGATTGCGTACGCTGATCCGTGATTATCAGATTCAGAGTTTTTGGTGGAGCAAGATGATAGAGAAAAGCGTGATCCTTGCATCTCACGTGACTTTTCCGAAAATGTGCTTTGAGGATTTAGCGGTTCTGCATAGGGTCTTTGCCTGTGCGGATAGAGTCGTTTTGATCCCAAATGGACTTTATTATTATAATGTCCATACGGAGAGCACACTCGGAACCATGAACCCGCAGAAAATCTGTGATTACATACGGGCAGTGGCTATGGTTCGGGAAGGTTTGATGCAGAAGGGATTGTATAGTGGAAAATACCGCAGTGCGCATAATGCCCTCGCGAGTAAATCGCTTTCCTGCTGCCAATGGAATGTTATGAGAATGCATATAGAGGCGCATCACCTGAAGGGTGCAATGGTAAATTTGCATCGTGTTCACTTCTTGATGAAACAGGTGACGGCAGATGAATTTAAACCGAATACTTTTTATGAGGAATTGTCAGGAGAAACTTTAATTCCTTCTGAGAGAAAAGAAGCGGATGATACCATTTGCTGA
- the nadE gene encoding Glutamine-dependent NAD(+) synthetase: MKDGFLNVAAVTPALRVADCDGNAEKILEQLNLCARKGISVAVFPELSLTGYTCGDLFHDAALLRSAEENLKMVIQKSSGLSILAAVGVPVAVGAALYNCAAVFCRGKLLGLTAKKFIPNYGEFYEMRQFTPAPEEPITVYYCNTEVPLGSGLLYQCQNDFQMTVGVEICEDLWVPEPPSVQMAREGALLILNLSASDETIGKAEYRESLVRNQSARLYCAYAYADAGEGESTTDMVFAGHDLIAESGAILSETKLFSGACTMAQVDLERLLQERRRATTWTDLPPQKSKVLFSMDLVETGLWRQFPQTPFVPKDRGDLKRRCELILSIQANGLKTRLKHTGIKNVVIGVSGGLDSTLALLVATRAFELLGLSKKGIFAVSMPGFGTTSRTRSNAEGLAIALGAQFKEVPIGKAVRQHFSDIGHDESVQDVTYENSQARERTQVLMDLSNQVNGLVIGTGDLSELALGWATYNGDHMSMYGVNASIPKTLVRHLVRYAAEDFGGEIGKILLDVLDTPVSPELLPPKDGKIAQKTENLVGPYELHDFFLYYMLRFGFAPDKIYRMACHAFEGQYDHETVLKWLKTFYRRFFTQQFKRSCLPDAPKVGSVTLSPRGDWRMPSDAAVTLWMNILSSLES; encoded by the coding sequence ATGAAGGACGGCTTTTTAAATGTTGCTGCGGTGACTCCCGCACTTCGGGTAGCTGATTGTGACGGAAATGCTGAAAAAATTTTGGAACAATTAAATCTCTGCGCACGAAAGGGAATCTCTGTGGCAGTTTTTCCGGAACTTTCCCTGACAGGCTATACCTGTGGAGATTTGTTTCATGATGCTGCGCTTTTGCGTTCGGCAGAAGAAAATTTAAAAATGGTGATCCAAAAGAGCAGCGGCCTTTCCATTTTGGCAGCAGTAGGGGTGCCGGTTGCTGTAGGCGCGGCGCTTTATAATTGCGCCGCTGTTTTTTGCAGGGGAAAGCTTTTGGGCCTGACCGCGAAAAAATTCATTCCGAATTACGGAGAATTTTATGAGATGCGTCAGTTTACCCCGGCACCAGAGGAACCAATAACGGTTTATTACTGCAATACAGAAGTTCCATTGGGGAGCGGTCTTTTATATCAATGCCAAAATGATTTCCAAATGACTGTCGGGGTAGAGATCTGCGAGGATCTTTGGGTTCCGGAGCCGCCTAGTGTGCAGATGGCAAGAGAAGGAGCACTCCTGATTTTGAACCTTTCTGCCAGCGATGAGACAATCGGAAAAGCGGAGTATCGAGAGAGCCTTGTCAGAAATCAGTCTGCACGGCTTTACTGCGCTTATGCCTATGCAGATGCAGGCGAAGGAGAATCGACTACCGATATGGTCTTTGCCGGTCATGATCTGATTGCCGAAAGCGGTGCAATCCTCAGTGAAACGAAACTTTTTTCCGGTGCCTGCACAATGGCACAGGTGGATTTGGAACGCCTTTTGCAGGAGCGCCGCCGTGCAACTACGTGGACAGATCTTCCTCCTCAAAAATCCAAAGTTCTGTTTTCAATGGATTTAGTGGAAACAGGGCTCTGGAGACAATTCCCTCAGACGCCGTTTGTGCCCAAGGACCGAGGAGATTTAAAACGTCGCTGCGAATTGATTTTATCGATCCAGGCAAATGGACTCAAAACCAGATTAAAGCATACCGGAATCAAAAATGTCGTGATCGGTGTTTCTGGCGGACTGGATTCAACCTTGGCTTTGCTGGTTGCGACCAGAGCCTTTGAACTTTTGGGCCTTTCCAAGAAGGGAATCTTTGCAGTTTCCATGCCGGGATTTGGGACCACCAGCCGTACGCGTTCTAATGCAGAAGGGCTGGCAATCGCTTTGGGGGCGCAGTTTAAAGAAGTACCGATCGGAAAGGCTGTTCGACAGCATTTTTCCGATATTGGGCATGATGAGTCTGTGCAGGACGTTACCTATGAAAATAGTCAGGCACGAGAACGCACACAGGTGCTGATGGATTTGTCTAATCAGGTCAATGGCCTTGTGATCGGGACAGGAGATCTTTCCGAATTGGCACTTGGTTGGGCGACTTATAACGGTGACCATATGAGTATGTATGGGGTGAATGCTTCTATCCCCAAAACGTTGGTACGCCATCTTGTGCGCTATGCTGCAGAGGATTTTGGCGGTGAGATTGGAAAAATTCTGCTTGATGTACTGGATACACCCGTGAGTCCGGAGCTTCTGCCTCCGAAAGATGGAAAAATTGCGCAGAAGACGGAAAATTTGGTGGGACCCTATGAGCTTCATGACTTTTTTCTTTATTATATGCTTCGTTTTGGATTCGCACCGGATAAAATTTATCGGATGGCCTGCCATGCCTTTGAGGGGCAGTATGACCATGAAACCGTTCTTAAATGGCTTAAGACTTTCTACCGCAGATTCTTCACCCAGCAGTTTAAACGCAGCTGTCTGCCGGATGCGCCGAAAGTCGGCAGTGTGACACTTTCGCCAAGAGGTGACTGGAGGATGCCAAGTGATGCGGCGGTTACTTTATGGATGAACATCCTGTCGAGCTTGGAATCATAG
- a CDS encoding Galactosyldiacylglycerol synthase, which yields MKIMILSAAAGGGHLRAAHAIEEYIKQNVPNAEVLVADALKNVSAALDWTCCDGYKLIAKKAPKFFGSLYKATNKDTPLNSLMVRVNHSAAQKLIPLLKRENPDVILSTYPFATEMISNLKREGVLKVPLICLMTDYGPHMAWIASNVDAYVVSTADMIDEMETMGVPRVLVHPFGIPVGDAFFKKEDRRSVRIRLDLDPDKPTILIMAGSFGVTRVLRIYERITALPQDFQIIVITGKNEKLYEMFKEKAVPHSKKPTKLIYFTDEVESYMHASDLLVTKPGGLTVSEALACGIPLAVFDAIPGQEEDNADFLLNHNMAVELGSGKDCAMIISDLFSNEEELKKMRASCEEFDKTDSKKQIFSLMEDLMKVYHTGPYAEVPSPQERLKSLNNPT from the coding sequence TTGAAGATTATGATTCTCTCTGCCGCAGCAGGCGGCGGACATTTACGTGCAGCCCACGCAATAGAAGAATATATCAAGCAGAATGTGCCAAACGCTGAGGTACTGGTCGCAGATGCACTTAAAAATGTCAGTGCAGCATTGGACTGGACCTGCTGTGACGGCTACAAACTGATCGCCAAAAAAGCGCCAAAATTTTTTGGCTCTCTCTATAAAGCAACAAATAAAGATACCCCGCTCAACAGTCTGATGGTTCGTGTTAATCACAGCGCGGCGCAAAAGCTGATTCCGCTATTAAAAAGGGAAAATCCCGATGTGATTTTAAGTACCTATCCTTTTGCAACTGAGATGATTTCGAATCTGAAACGAGAGGGTGTCCTGAAAGTTCCGCTTATCTGCCTGATGACGGACTACGGCCCGCACATGGCATGGATTGCCTCCAATGTAGATGCCTATGTTGTCAGCACCGCAGATATGATCGACGAAATGGAAACAATGGGGGTTCCGAGAGTATTGGTTCATCCCTTTGGAATTCCAGTAGGGGATGCCTTCTTTAAAAAGGAAGATCGCCGATCTGTTCGTATTCGTCTGGATCTTGATCCCGACAAACCAACAATTCTGATCATGGCAGGCTCCTTTGGTGTGACGCGTGTTCTGCGAATTTACGAACGAATCACTGCTCTGCCGCAGGATTTTCAAATAATTGTCATTACCGGCAAAAATGAAAAGCTCTATGAAATGTTTAAAGAAAAAGCCGTCCCTCACAGCAAAAAGCCAACAAAGCTTATTTACTTTACAGATGAAGTGGAATCCTATATGCATGCTTCGGATCTTCTGGTTACAAAGCCCGGTGGTCTAACCGTCAGTGAAGCTCTCGCCTGCGGAATCCCGCTGGCTGTGTTTGATGCAATTCCCGGTCAGGAAGAAGACAATGCTGATTTCCTTTTGAACCATAACATGGCAGTGGAATTAGGCAGTGGGAAAGACTGCGCCATGATTATCTCGGACCTTTTCAGCAACGAAGAGGAACTGAAAAAGATGCGCGCTTCCTGCGAAGAATTTGATAAGACCGACTCCAAAAAGCAGATTTTTTCACTCATGGAAGATCTTATGAAAGTCTATCACACCGGTCCCTATGCAGAAGTCCCTTCTCCGCAGGAGCGGCTTAAATCTCTCAATAATCCCACCTAA
- the spoVAD gene encoding stage V sporulation protein AD (uptake of pyridine-2,6-dicarboxylic acid) (Evidence 2a : Function from experimental evidences in other organisms; PubMedId : 16077113, 22328679, 26604257, 27105070, 31375487; Product type cp : cell process), whose product MRVGTYTLRLKNHPRIVSGGSAVGKKEGEGPLKNYFDHCFTDTTLGEKSWEKAESDLQQEAVKSVLEKSGIKASEIQYLFAGDLLNQCISSVFGLRSMNIPFLGQYGACSTMAQTLGLAAVFVDSGLAQNALAVTSSHFCSAERQFRFPLEYGGQRTPTAQWTVTGAGAVLVGQKGNVSIEEVTFGRMADLGVKDAANMGAAMAPAAAQTIEDYLKDTGKKPEDFDLILTGDLGQVGSTLLREILNQDGINVEREQNDCGLMVYDRQNQDVHAGGSGCGCSAAVFSSYVLQKIAQGDLKHVLFIGTGALMSPTSSQQGETIPGVAHLVHAAWNPQV is encoded by the coding sequence ATGCGCGTTGGCACTTATACACTGAGACTTAAAAATCATCCACGGATTGTATCAGGAGGTTCGGCGGTCGGCAAAAAAGAGGGAGAAGGCCCACTGAAAAATTATTTTGACCACTGTTTTACTGATACGACCTTAGGAGAAAAAAGCTGGGAAAAAGCGGAAAGCGATCTGCAGCAGGAAGCGGTAAAAAGCGTTCTAGAGAAATCAGGAATTAAGGCGAGTGAAATTCAGTACCTGTTTGCAGGAGATCTGCTCAACCAGTGTATTTCTTCTGTTTTTGGGTTGAGAAGCATGAATATCCCGTTTTTGGGACAATATGGAGCCTGCTCCACTATGGCACAGACATTGGGGCTTGCGGCGGTCTTTGTCGACAGCGGTCTTGCACAAAATGCACTGGCAGTGACCAGCAGCCATTTTTGTTCGGCAGAGCGGCAGTTTCGATTCCCACTGGAATACGGGGGACAGCGGACCCCCACCGCACAGTGGACGGTAACCGGTGCGGGAGCAGTTTTGGTAGGGCAGAAAGGAAATGTTTCCATAGAAGAAGTGACTTTCGGCAGGATGGCTGATCTGGGAGTCAAGGACGCTGCCAATATGGGAGCGGCAATGGCACCGGCCGCGGCGCAGACGATTGAAGATTATCTAAAGGATACTGGAAAAAAGCCCGAAGATTTTGATTTGATTCTTACCGGAGACTTAGGGCAGGTTGGCAGTACTTTGCTGAGAGAGATTCTCAATCAAGATGGAATCAATGTTGAACGTGAGCAAAATGATTGTGGGTTGATGGTTTACGACCGTCAAAATCAAGATGTCCATGCAGGAGGTTCCGGATGCGGATGTAGTGCTGCGGTTTTCAGCAGTTATGTGCTTCAAAAAATTGCTCAAGGAGATTTGAAGCATGTTCTTTTTATTGGTACCGGAGCGTTAATGTCACCGACTTCTTCTCAGCAGGGTGAGACAATCCCCGGAGTTGCTCATTTGGTGCATGCTGCGTGGAATCCGCAAGTGTAA
- the algC gene encoding Phosphomannomutase/phosphoglucomutase, whose amino-acid sequence MLDPLWKELKSGTDVRGVACEGVPNEKINLTDSVIERITAAFVVWLSQKVKKEPDKLTISLGHDSRISADRIEQAVVRALKGAGIKILLCGLASTPSMFMTTVDLSCDGAIQITASHHPWNRNGLKFFTRNGGLDSSDLEEVLALAQAGKKAPEKMGSAALCDYMKTYATHLRKMICDGIGIAESEKPLKNMHIVVDAGNGAGGFYANDVLAPLGADISGSQFLEPDGHFPNHIPNPENEEAMASICKAVRNVKADLGVIFDTDVDRGGAVDASGEEINRNRLVAVASAIALKNHPGGTIVTDSITSTGLKDYIEKTLGGIHRRFKRGYKNVINEAIRLNNKGIDCPLAIETSGHAAMRENYFLDDGAYLVTKIIIKTAALRQEGKSLEDLLAPLAEPQEASEIRIPIPQEDARKAGQVVIDHLTAYAERQEGWSIAPDNREGIRISFDKAHGDGWMLLRLSVHDPILPLNIESNSKGGVRTIAEEANTFLKKESGIDLSPLKEFLQK is encoded by the coding sequence ATGCTCGATCCCTTATGGAAAGAATTAAAAAGCGGTACTGATGTGCGCGGTGTAGCATGTGAAGGCGTTCCAAATGAAAAGATCAATTTGACGGATTCTGTTATCGAACGAATCACAGCGGCTTTCGTTGTCTGGCTTTCTCAAAAAGTCAAAAAGGAGCCGGATAAACTGACGATTTCTCTGGGACATGACTCGCGTATCTCCGCTGATCGAATTGAGCAGGCAGTCGTTCGGGCTCTAAAGGGGGCTGGTATAAAAATTCTTCTCTGTGGACTTGCTTCGACCCCCAGTATGTTTATGACAACTGTTGACCTTTCCTGCGACGGTGCAATTCAAATTACTGCAAGCCATCACCCATGGAACCGCAATGGTTTAAAATTTTTTACCCGTAACGGTGGTTTGGATTCTTCCGATCTGGAAGAAGTCCTGGCTCTTGCACAGGCGGGCAAAAAAGCGCCCGAAAAGATGGGTTCCGCTGCTCTCTGCGACTATATGAAGACCTACGCTACTCATCTTCGCAAAATGATCTGTGATGGAATTGGAATTGCTGAATCAGAGAAGCCACTTAAAAATATGCATATCGTTGTTGACGCAGGCAATGGAGCAGGAGGATTTTACGCAAACGATGTTCTTGCCCCTCTTGGCGCCGATATTTCCGGCAGCCAGTTTTTGGAGCCAGATGGTCATTTTCCAAATCATATTCCGAATCCGGAAAATGAAGAAGCAATGGCATCCATCTGTAAAGCAGTTCGCAATGTCAAAGCAGACCTCGGTGTGATTTTTGATACCGACGTGGATCGCGGTGGTGCTGTTGATGCTTCGGGAGAAGAAATCAACCGAAACCGTCTCGTAGCCGTCGCCAGCGCCATTGCCCTCAAAAATCATCCCGGTGGAACCATCGTGACTGATTCTATCACCAGCACTGGTCTTAAAGACTATATTGAAAAGACACTCGGAGGCATTCATCGTCGCTTTAAACGCGGTTATAAAAATGTAATTAATGAAGCGATCAGGCTAAATAACAAAGGAATTGACTGCCCTCTGGCAATCGAAACCAGCGGACACGCTGCCATGCGGGAAAATTATTTTTTGGACGATGGCGCTTATCTTGTCACAAAAATTATTATTAAAACGGCAGCGCTTCGTCAGGAAGGCAAATCTCTGGAAGACTTACTTGCGCCGCTCGCTGAACCACAGGAAGCTTCTGAAATCAGAATTCCCATTCCCCAAGAAGATGCACGCAAAGCCGGTCAGGTTGTGATCGACCATCTGACTGCTTATGCCGAAAGACAGGAAGGCTGGTCAATTGCACCGGACAACCGAGAAGGAATTCGCATTTCTTTTGACAAAGCTCACGGTGACGGCTGGATGCTTCTGCGTCTAAGCGTTCACGATCCCATTCTGCCGCTCAACATAGAAAGCAACTCTAAGGGCGGTGTACGCACGATTGCTGAAGAAGCAAATACCTTCTTAAAAAAAGAATCCGGAATTGATCTTTCTCCTCTGAAAGAATTTTTACAAAAATAA
- the iscSB gene encoding cysteine desulfurase (Evidence 2a : Function from experimental evidences in other organisms; PubMedId : 10939241, 11443125, 13129955, 14757766, 16388576, 17237162, 14567704, 22773787, 28882201; Product type e : enzyme) yields MQEIYLDNSATTKVCEEAAKTAFSLMTETYGNPSSLHKMGFEAERALRLAREQVAKALSAQPEEIIFTSGGTEADNLALFGAAHARKKRGNRIVSTAIEHPAVLNTLHALEEEGFEVLYLMPDKEGHISPEQVFEAVTPDTILVSMMAVNNEVGTILPIEAAHMAINSSGAPALLHVDAVQAFGKLPISPKHLGIDLLSISAHKIHGPKGVGALYLKKGITIRPHTFGGGQERNLRPGTEAMPLIGAFGTACSVLPAPLVSRKKAQALSDLLFETLAPIPGVVRNSPSDALPFVCNLSVLGIRAETMLHFLSSKNIYVSSGSACSKGKKSPVLSAMKLSSERIDSALRVSFSRYNTEEDVLAFCDAIKEGIRSLQHV; encoded by the coding sequence TTGCAGGAGATTTATCTTGATAATTCGGCCACCACAAAGGTTTGCGAAGAAGCCGCTAAAACAGCATTTTCCCTCATGACAGAAACTTACGGAAATCCCTCTTCTCTGCACAAAATGGGATTTGAGGCAGAGAGAGCTCTGCGCCTTGCGCGCGAACAGGTTGCAAAAGCTTTGAGTGCCCAACCGGAAGAAATTATTTTTACGTCCGGCGGAACTGAAGCGGACAACCTTGCACTTTTTGGAGCAGCACATGCCAGAAAAAAACGTGGGAACCGCATTGTTTCTACTGCAATCGAACACCCAGCTGTGCTTAATACGTTACATGCTCTTGAGGAAGAAGGCTTCGAAGTCCTTTATCTCATGCCGGACAAAGAGGGTCACATCTCTCCGGAACAAGTTTTTGAAGCTGTCACCCCGGATACCATTCTCGTCAGCATGATGGCAGTCAATAATGAAGTCGGAACGATCCTTCCGATTGAAGCTGCCCATATGGCAATCAACTCTTCCGGTGCACCTGCGCTCCTTCATGTGGATGCGGTACAGGCATTTGGCAAACTTCCGATTTCTCCAAAGCATTTAGGAATCGATCTTTTATCGATCAGTGCCCATAAAATTCACGGGCCCAAAGGGGTCGGCGCTCTTTACCTGAAAAAAGGCATTACGATTCGGCCCCATACTTTCGGCGGCGGACAGGAAAGAAATCTTCGTCCCGGCACAGAGGCTATGCCCCTTATCGGTGCTTTCGGTACTGCTTGCTCCGTTTTACCGGCTCCTCTTGTTTCCCGCAAAAAAGCGCAGGCTCTTTCCGACCTTCTTTTTGAGACACTGGCACCGATTCCGGGAGTCGTCCGCAACAGCCCCTCCGATGCACTTCCCTTTGTGTGCAATCTTTCTGTCCTTGGGATTCGTGCAGAGACCATGCTGCATTTTCTCTCTTCGAAAAATATTTACGTCAGCTCCGGTTCTGCATGCTCCAAAGGAAAGAAGAGTCCCGTTCTTTCTGCCATGAAGCTTTCAAGCGAGCGAATTGACTCTGCTCTGCGAGTCAGTTTTTCCCGCTATAATACGGAAGAGGACGTTCTCGCTTTCTGCGACGCCATAAAGGAAGGAATTCGTTCCCTTCAGCATGTATAA